A window of Daucus carota subsp. sativus chromosome 2, DH1 v3.0, whole genome shotgun sequence genomic DNA:
GAGTTGGATTAAATCTACTCTCTGGTTTGCAGGAGATGTTGGTTTTCCCAAAGGAGAgtcattaaatttgttaatgaaCAGAGACTTAGCTCCAAAGTTATATTTCAAGGCGAAGACAGACTATGTCGAGGAGCCTATCTCTGTGAAAGGCCTTGAAGGGATGTGGAAAAGGCTAATGCAGCAAGAGGAAGGAGCTGCAGAGTTGTTGATGATTCCATATGGTGGAAAAATGGATAAGTTTACGGAATCAGCTATTCCATTCCCACACAGAGCTGGGAACTTGTACATGTTATATCAAGGGGTTTACTGGAATGAGAATACAACAGTATCAATTCAAAAGAAAAGTTTGAAGTGGCTCAGAAGCTTGTCTAAATACTTAACTCCTCATGTTTCTAAGAATCCAAGACGTTCTTACGTTAACTTTAATGATCTTGACTTGGGAGTAAGCAATAAAAGCTATGAAGAAGCTAGCAGTTGGGGTACTAGATACTTCAAGAATAACTTCAAGAGGTTGGTTCAAGTGAAGAATGACATTGATCCCCAAGATATCTTCCACCATGAGCAAAGCATCCCTCTTTTTCCATCAATATCCTAAACAAGAGCAATTAACATGTGTTGATGTAGTTATGCTTTCCTAGGATGTACTGATTTCCATACCACTTGATTTCACATAATAAAGATCTGAAGCACGACATTACAGGTTCTCGCAAAGTAATAAGAACTGCCTTTACATTCAAATTTACAGAAATATCATCGTggatttactgcatatggaaaTATTAGTGTTAACATTGATATGACAAGTACACGTGCAGTGAATCCCATCTGACAATGAAACTTAAGTTTAGACCTCCAGCTAAAGACTAATAAGGTTTGGAACAATCATCTCTTCCCAGAATTCAGCAACTAGCATAAAACCAACAATGTAGAGAGCCAACATCGCGGAACCACCTACACGTTGCTTTGTTTGTATAATTGGGTGTCAAGGACCTGCTTACCACACATGGCACAGACACCTGCAGAATTAAGCTACTTTAGAACATAGTCTAGAATAAGAAGTTATAGACTAGTAAAGCAGGACAAAACTGATGCAACTCATGCAAGA
This region includes:
- the LOC108207811 gene encoding berberine bridge enzyme-like 28; translated protein: MQKGFPELGLTKEDCHEMSWIKSTLWFAGDVGFPKGESLNLLMNRDLAPKLYFKAKTDYVEEPISVKGLEGMWKRLMQQEEGAAELLMIPYGGKMDKFTESAIPFPHRAGNLYMLYQGVYWNENTTVSIQKKSLKWLRSLSKYLTPHVSKNPRRSYVNFNDLDLGVSNKSYEEASSWGTRYFKNNFKRLVQVKNDIDPQDIFHHEQSIPLFPSIS